In one Hypomesus transpacificus isolate Combined female chromosome 18, fHypTra1, whole genome shotgun sequence genomic region, the following are encoded:
- the kcng1 gene encoding potassium voltage-gated channel subfamily G member 1: MTLLAGDGSDYDYSALSCTSDTSLNPPPLYEKEALKGAFYKRAQLAPEGPTNGETSLSGARRLHAIINVGGLRYQLPWTTLEDFPLSRLGQLRLCSSFDEIMRICDDYDVAHNEFFFDRSPCAFRTILTFVRAGKLRSLKEMCALSFREEMLYWGVPEESLEWCCRRRLLQRVEECEEMERADEEDEEDLLDTDSGRRDAALATESRVARCMGKLRDMVERPQSGLPGKIFACLSVLFVTITAVNLSISTMPAMREEEEAGKCSQMCYNIFIVETVCVAWFSLEFTLRFIQDRSKLAFLRRPLNLIDVVAILPYYITLVVDSTSTGEKRLGSGNSYLDKVGLVLRVLRALRILYVMRLARHSLGLQTLGLTARRCTREFGLLLLFLCVAIALFSPLLYLIENEMSATHEFSSIPATYWWAVITMTTVGYGDMVPRSIPGQVVALSSILSGILLMAFPVTSIFHTFSRSYVELKQEQQRLLQRRTHFLLRSRMAGMGSSNLSLESDGLFPMRASDHRDLED, from the exons ATGACCCTGCTGGCAGGAGATGGCTCGGACTACGACTACAGCGCTCTGAGCTGCACGTCCGACACCTCCCTCAACCCACCTCCTCTCTACGAGAAGGAAGCCCTCAAGGGGGCCTTCTACAAGCGGGCGCAGCTCGCTCCTGAGGGCCCAACCAATGGCGAGACCTCCTTGTCTGGCGCCCGTAGGCTCCACGCCATCATCAACGTGGGGGGGCTGCGCTACCAGCTCCCCTGGACCACCCTGGAGGACTTCCCCCTCTCCCGGCTGGGCCAGCTGCGCCTGTGCAGCAGCTTCGACGAGATCATGCGCATCTGCGACGATTACGACGTGGCCCACAACGAGTTCTTCTTCGACCGCAGCCCCTGTGCCTTCCGCACGATCCTGACCTTCGTGCGGGCTGGGAAGCTGCGATCGCTCAAGGAAATGTGCGCCCTCTCCTTCAGGGAGGAGATGCTGTACTGGGGTGTGCCAGAGGAGAGCCTGGAGTGGTGCTGCCGCCGGCGTCTGCTCcagagggtggaggagtgcgaggagatggagagggcggacgaggaggacgaggaggacttGCTGGACACGGACAGCGGGCGGCGGGACGCGGCCCTGGCCACCGAGTCCAGGGTGGCCCGCTGCATGGGCAAGCTGAGGGACATGGTGGAGAGGCCCCAGTCAGGCCTGCCAGGGAAGATCttcgcctgcctgtctgtgctgTTTGTCACCATCACAGCCGTCAACCTCTCCATCAGCACCATGCCAgccatgagggaggaggaggaggcg GGTAAGTGCTCCCAGATGTGCTACAACATCTTCATtgtggagacagtgtgtgtggcctgGTTCTCCCTCGAGTTCACCCTGCGCTTCATCCAGGACCGCAGCAAGCTGGCCTTCCTCCGCCGCCCCCTCAACCTGATCGACGTGGTGGCCATCCTGCCCTACTACATCACCCTGGTGGTGGACAGCACCTCCACGGGGGAGAAGCGCCTGGGCTCCGGCAACAGCTACCTGGACAAGGTGGGTCTGGTGCTGAGGGTGTTGAGGGCCCTGCGGATCCTCTACGTGATGCGTCTGGCCCGACACTCGCTGGGGCTGCAGACTCTGGGCCTGACGGCCCGCCGGTGCACCCGGGAGTTTGGCCTACTCCTGCTGTTCCTGTGCGTGGCCATCGCCCTGTTCTCCCCACTGCTCTACCTGATCGAGAACGAGATGTCCGCCACCCACGAGTTCAGCAGCATCCCAGCCACGTACTGGTGGGCCGTCATCACCATGACGACGGTGGGCTACGGGGACATGGTGCCGAGGAGCATTCCCGGCCAGGTGGTGGCGCTTTCCAGCATCCTCAGCGGCATCCTGCTCATGGCGTTCCCCGTCACCTCCATCTTCCACACCTTCTCCCGCTCCTACGTGGAGCTGAagcaggagcagcagaggcTGCTGCAGAGGCGGACACACTTCCTGCTGCGCAGCAGGATGGCTGGAATGGGCAGCAGCAACCTATCCCTGGAGAGTGATGGGCTCTTTCCCATGAGGGCTTCAGATCACAGGGACCTGGAGGactag